In a genomic window of Chrysiogenia bacterium:
- a CDS encoding PaaI family thioesterase: protein MSDNNDWPFFEKQPEDRHERASGRVNATPLFKLLGLTLDESDTDFARVSVEARPELANPNGITHGGIHATLIDTAIGQALTTTIKPGWSMVTIEMDVKYFKPTSKGRLIAEGRIVRKGKRIAHGEVDLRDEKGELLGKGWCVYAIVPMPAR from the coding sequence ATGAGCGACAACAACGACTGGCCCTTCTTTGAAAAACAACCCGAAGACCGCCACGAGCGAGCCAGCGGGCGCGTCAACGCGACCCCGCTGTTCAAGCTACTGGGACTCACCCTCGATGAGAGCGACACCGACTTCGCCCGCGTCTCGGTCGAGGCCCGCCCGGAGCTGGCCAACCCGAACGGCATCACCCACGGGGGCATCCACGCCACCCTTATCGACACGGCGATCGGTCAGGCACTGACGACGACGATCAAGCCCGGCTGGAGCATGGTGACGATCGAGATGGACGTGAAGTATTTCAAGCCGACCAGCAAGGGCCGCCTCATTGCCGAGGGCCGCATTGTCCGCAAGGGCAAGCGAATCGCCCACGGCGAGGTCGATCTCAGGGACGAGAAGGGCGAGCTGCTCGGCAAAGGCTGGTGCGTTTACGCCATCGTTCCAATGCCGGCTAGGTAG